The Bacillota bacterium genome includes a window with the following:
- a CDS encoding protease HtpX, with protein MNTLKAWMLMGLLSVLLVFMGSALGGESGAFLFFLIAMGLNFFGYFKSDKIAIKMTKSYPVSEAEVPELYDIVKRLSQRAGIPMPKLYVTPSDQPNAFATGRNPSHAAVAVTEGLMRLLKRSEVEGVLAHELAHIKNRDVLVGTIAAALAGAITMIANVFQWAAIFGMGGDDEDGGGMVGGLIMAFLAPIAAMVIQMAISRSREYMADSTGAQIAGAPEGLASALLKLQSAAHRIPMKTNPASSHLFIVNPLSGASMAKLFSTHPPIEERVEKLRSMRL; from the coding sequence ATGAATACATTAAAAGCCTGGATGTTAATGGGTTTACTCTCCGTTTTACTTGTATTCATGGGAAGTGCCCTTGGAGGAGAATCCGGAGCCTTTTTATTTTTCTTGATTGCCATGGGGTTGAATTTCTTCGGTTATTTCAAGAGTGATAAAATTGCTATAAAAATGACAAAATCATACCCGGTGTCCGAAGCAGAGGTACCGGAATTGTACGACATAGTGAAGAGACTGTCCCAGCGGGCAGGCATACCGATGCCAAAACTTTATGTAACCCCATCAGACCAGCCCAACGCCTTTGCTACTGGGCGCAACCCGTCACACGCGGCAGTGGCCGTTACTGAAGGGTTGATGCGGCTTTTAAAACGTTCTGAAGTGGAAGGGGTTTTGGCGCATGAGTTAGCGCATATAAAGAATAGGGATGTTCTGGTGGGCACTATTGCTGCTGCTCTGGCCGGAGCCATAACCATGATAGCCAACGTATTTCAGTGGGCGGCTATATTTGGTATGGGCGGCGATGATGAAGATGGAGGCGGTATGGTGGGCGGCCTGATTATGGCTTTCCTGGCCCCTATAGCTGCAATGGTTATTCAGATGGCCATCTCTCGCTCCCGGGAATACATGGCTGATTCCACAGGCGCACAGATTGCCGGGGCACCGGAAGGTCTTGCCAGTGCATTATTAAAATTGCAGTCGGCAGCTCATAGGATTCCTATGAAGACCAATCCAGCCTCATCACATCTCTTTATTGTAAACCCGCTTTCGGGAGCGTCCATGGCGAAACTTTTCAGTACTCACCCGCCCATAGAAGAGCGGGTAGAAAAACTTCGCAGCATGAGGTTATAA
- a CDS encoding MerR family transcriptional regulator → MEGSYRIGEIADLTGVSKRTVDYYTNLGLLNPIRSESNYRYYTAGCLVRLKMIEALKMKRLTLGEIKKELSLLDVDKQIHDNVKKTDNVPSINLVRKQIRQLEEQIAQLQPVIPGNKEQVLELKNGIMLQSLALVQTLTLYIKDISSYL, encoded by the coding sequence TTGGAGGGGAGTTATAGGATTGGTGAAATTGCCGATTTGACGGGGGTAAGTAAAAGAACCGTAGACTATTATACTAACCTGGGATTGCTAAATCCCATAAGATCTGAGAGTAACTACAGGTATTATACTGCGGGATGTTTAGTCAGGTTAAAAATGATTGAAGCTCTTAAAATGAAAAGGCTTACTTTGGGGGAAATTAAGAAGGAATTAAGTCTTTTGGATGTTGACAAACAAATTCATGATAATGTAAAAAAGACAGATAATGTTCCAAGTATCAATTTAGTGCGTAAACAGATCAGGCAACTAGAAGAGCAGATTGCCCAACTGCAGCCGGTAATCCCTGGTAATAAGGAGCAGGTGCTGGAGTTAAAAAACGGTATTATGCTGCAAAGTTTGGCTTTGGTTCAGACGCTTACGCTTTATATCAAAGATATTTCTTCCTATCTATAA
- a CDS encoding DUF2062 domain-containing protein: MFYLQRGAIKIQNIKNRVLQIFNIKDCPYKLAKSMALGFGLAFLPLPAINIPLGVLLAKMLRLNIVATTLPALLLTYVSPILYILNYKTGALFITSSERLPQSITYDLSFWDRIIDFFTHAGPAYLLGSIINASLVAVLAYFIFPLIYKNSSKLFKKKDTKSMKIKNKAPEDNSY; the protein is encoded by the coding sequence GTGTTTTATCTTCAGCGAGGAGCGATCAAAATCCAAAATATAAAAAATCGAGTCTTACAAATATTTAATATTAAGGATTGCCCTTACAAATTAGCTAAAAGTATGGCACTGGGTTTCGGACTCGCTTTTTTGCCTTTGCCCGCTATAAATATCCCCTTAGGCGTGCTACTGGCTAAAATGCTCAGGTTGAATATTGTAGCTACCACGTTACCGGCCCTTTTGTTGACCTATGTATCACCCATCCTTTATATTCTCAACTATAAGACCGGGGCCCTGTTTATTACTTCCAGTGAAAGACTGCCCCAGAGTATTACGTATGATCTGTCCTTTTGGGACAGAATTATAGATTTCTTTACTCATGCCGGTCCTGCCTATTTGCTGGGAAGTATTATTAACGCTTCATTGGTAGCGGTCTTGGCATACTTCATATTCCCTCTCATTTACAAGAATTCGAGTAAACTATTTAAGAAAAAGGATACAAAATCTATGAAAATAAAAAATAAAGCCCCTGAAGATAATTCTTATTAA
- a CDS encoding cold-shock protein: MVGKVKWFSTEKGFGFIETSEGNDVFVHFSAIQGEGFKNLEEGQDVTFDVVEGNRGPQAANVIAD, from the coding sequence ATGGTTGGTAAAGTAAAGTGGTTCAGCACAGAAAAGGGATTCGGTTTTATTGAGACAAGTGAAGGTAATGATGTATTTGTTCATTTTTCCGCAATCCAAGGCGAAGGCTTTAAGAACCTTGAGGAAGGTCAGGATGTAACTTTTGACGTTGTTGAAGGTAATCGTGGCCCTCAAGCCGCAAATGTTATCGCCGATTAA
- a CDS encoding zinc-binding protein encodes MFVDKNLKCCDCGTEFLFSASEQEFFSEKGFTNPKRCQQCRANLKGRSNKRNSRGGSRQKRQMYSAICAGCGVEARVPVKPSEDQPLYCVDCYAKRSKNEVDSK; translated from the coding sequence ATGTTTGTAGATAAAAATTTAAAATGCTGCGATTGTGGAACTGAATTTCTGTTTTCTGCATCGGAGCAAGAATTTTTTTCAGAGAAAGGATTTACTAATCCAAAGCGGTGTCAGCAATGCCGGGCTAATCTAAAAGGCCGTAGTAATAAACGTAATAGCCGTGGAGGCAGTCGACAAAAGCGTCAAATGTATTCTGCCATTTGTGCCGGATGTGGCGTAGAGGCTAGAGTTCCTGTTAAACCAAGTGAGGACCAGCCTTTATATTGTGTCGATTGTTATGCCAAAAGGTCTAAGAATGAAGTGGATTCAAAATAA
- a CDS encoding GyrI-like domain-containing protein: MKYTCGIVEQPANFVLSVRTRSSVENLPQELGKIYAAITEYFSELGEEPSQATFAAYYNMDMQDLDIEAGFLVQKELPAKDNIKPGKIEAGKYAVCMHVGPYHKIEPAYNALMEWVKEKGLTPTGVAYEFYYNDPAVTPEDELKTRIMFPLV, encoded by the coding sequence ATGAAGTATACATGTGGAATAGTTGAACAACCGGCCAATTTTGTGCTATCAGTTCGAACGAGATCATCTGTCGAAAACCTGCCTCAGGAGTTGGGTAAGATTTATGCCGCAATTACGGAGTATTTCTCTGAACTAGGTGAAGAACCATCCCAGGCCACTTTTGCCGCTTATTATAATATGGACATGCAAGATCTTGACATCGAAGCAGGTTTCTTGGTACAAAAGGAGTTACCCGCAAAAGATAATATTAAGCCTGGTAAAATTGAAGCAGGGAAATACGCTGTTTGCATGCATGTGGGACCGTATCACAAGATAGAGCCTGCCTATAATGCCTTGATGGAGTGGGTAAAGGAGAAAGGTCTTACCCCTACCGGCGTGGCTTACGAATTTTATTATAATGACCCTGCCGTAACACCGGAAGACGAGCTCAAAACCAGGATAATGTTTCCCCTGGTTTGA
- a CDS encoding 4Fe-4S dicluster domain-containing protein yields MKKTKKLDTNVNIDDKLYLNRLKPDDRSHLSIKDADVCANNCLRKDCTLFCPAGVYKWSDNRIAINYEGCLECGACRIACPHENIEWQYPRGGFGIQFRLA; encoded by the coding sequence ATGAAAAAGACTAAAAAGCTGGACACCAATGTGAACATTGACGATAAATTGTATTTAAACCGCCTAAAACCTGACGACCGGTCGCACCTGTCTATTAAAGATGCTGATGTATGCGCAAATAATTGCCTACGTAAGGATTGCACCTTATTTTGTCCCGCCGGCGTTTATAAATGGAGTGATAATCGCATCGCAATTAATTACGAGGGCTGCCTGGAATGCGGTGCCTGTAGGATAGCTTGTCCCCACGAAAATATAGAATGGCAATATCCCCGGGGTGGTTTTGGTATACAGTTTCGGTTAGCCTGA
- a CDS encoding FAD-dependent oxidoreductase — MPEKFDAIVVGAGVAGLAATYKMVTEGLSVAVIERGDYPGAKNVMGGVLYRHSMDNLMPEFWKEAPLQRPVVDQRYWLMDDRSAVNMSYKSQEWTQEPYNCYTVFRGQFDKWFADKCIEAGALIINETLVESCLLEEGKVIGVRTGRPEGDIYANVVILADGVNSLLSKELGFHKEWQPRQVALAVMEELKLPSEVIEERFNLEPGMGATIEIYGDSTLGSMVGNGFIYTNKEHISIGVGALLSQLRDMGIKPYELLEYLKNHPMVRTLIKDAEPVEYYAHLIPEGGYYSIPKIVGDGVLVAGDAAQLVNGVHREGSNLATTSGRLAGEAVVYAHKAGDFFAETLSLYEENLQNSYVIKDLKKYKDAAHVLETNPQFLKQYIPGTNMALHEMFTVDGKSKKEKQKLALQKILSGDSLYSLGKDIYKAWKAMK; from the coding sequence GTGCCGGAAAAATTTGATGCTATAGTAGTAGGAGCGGGAGTGGCCGGGCTGGCCGCTACTTATAAAATGGTAACAGAGGGGCTGTCCGTGGCAGTAATTGAGCGAGGTGATTACCCCGGGGCAAAAAATGTGATGGGTGGCGTTTTATATCGTCATTCCATGGACAATTTAATGCCGGAATTCTGGAAGGAAGCACCTCTCCAAAGGCCGGTTGTGGACCAGCGATATTGGCTGATGGATGATCGATCAGCGGTCAATATGAGTTATAAAAGCCAGGAATGGACTCAGGAACCATATAATTGCTATACTGTTTTCCGGGGGCAGTTTGACAAATGGTTTGCAGATAAGTGTATCGAGGCCGGAGCACTAATAATTAACGAAACATTAGTGGAATCCTGTTTACTGGAAGAAGGTAAGGTAATAGGGGTTCGTACCGGGCGTCCTGAAGGTGATATTTACGCTAACGTGGTGATTTTAGCTGACGGGGTGAATTCCCTTTTAAGTAAGGAGCTGGGCTTTCATAAGGAATGGCAACCCAGACAGGTTGCCTTGGCTGTTATGGAAGAATTGAAACTTCCTTCTGAAGTAATCGAGGAACGTTTCAACCTGGAACCGGGAATGGGAGCAACCATTGAGATATATGGGGACTCAACCCTGGGGAGTATGGTTGGCAACGGCTTTATATATACAAATAAAGAACATATCTCTATCGGTGTTGGGGCATTGCTGTCGCAGCTCAGGGATATGGGAATCAAACCTTACGAACTACTGGAATACCTAAAAAACCACCCCATGGTGAGGACACTGATTAAGGATGCCGAACCGGTGGAATACTATGCCCACTTGATTCCGGAAGGAGGTTATTATTCCATTCCTAAGATTGTGGGCGACGGGGTGCTGGTAGCGGGAGATGCAGCCCAGCTGGTAAATGGTGTGCACAGAGAGGGCAGTAACCTGGCTACAACTTCCGGTCGGTTGGCCGGAGAGGCCGTTGTGTATGCTCATAAGGCCGGTGATTTTTTCGCGGAGACATTGTCTTTATATGAAGAAAACCTGCAAAACAGTTATGTGATTAAGGATCTTAAAAAGTATAAAGATGCGGCTCACGTTTTAGAGACCAATCCGCAATTCTTGAAACAATATATACCTGGTACCAACATGGCTCTGCACGAGATGTTCACAGTAGATGGTAAGAGTAAAAAGGAAAAGCAAAAGTTAGCCCTGCAAAAAATTTTGAGTGGAGATTCTTTATATTCTCTAGGTAAAGATATATATAAAGCTTGGAAGGCGATGAAATAA
- a CDS encoding electron transfer flavoprotein subunit alpha has protein sequence MAVNISNACIGCEMCVATCPYGALSMGEDGKCDVDGDKCTECGECIDVCPVNALSLPSGEGTGTEQNSNPVKQFTGASASEVPGNIGEYKGVWVFIEHEKGVIAEVALELLGAGRELAEKLGVELAGVLLGDNVSGVVDTLFEYGADRVYLMDNKVFSNYRTEAYTGAFANLVQEHKPEIVLMGATTTGRDLAGAVATHMETGLTADCTNLDIDLQKRILLATRPAFGGNIMATIVNKEHRPQMATVRPKVMRMAQPVAGRKGILVEGKTRIRESELATKVLEVVKEKGDAVSLADAEIIVAGGRGLGDKKGFESICFGLAEAIGAQVGASRAAVEAGWIDQKYQVGQTGVTVAPKIYIALGISGAVQHLVGIRGSDIIISVNKDPDAPIFNESTYGIVGDVFEVVPLLERPLKDSLRKQGLVSSNQDLYNEDSQEVFASAGKI, from the coding sequence ATGGCAGTTAACATATCGAATGCATGTATAGGTTGTGAAATGTGCGTAGCCACATGCCCTTACGGTGCTCTTTCTATGGGGGAGGACGGTAAATGTGATGTGGATGGCGATAAGTGTACAGAATGTGGAGAATGTATTGATGTTTGCCCGGTAAACGCATTAAGCTTGCCCTCAGGTGAGGGAACAGGTACGGAACAGAACAGTAACCCAGTCAAGCAATTTACTGGGGCATCCGCTTCGGAAGTGCCCGGGAATATTGGTGAATATAAGGGAGTCTGGGTTTTTATTGAGCATGAAAAAGGAGTTATTGCAGAGGTCGCTTTAGAATTACTGGGTGCCGGCCGTGAATTGGCTGAAAAGCTGGGGGTAGAGCTTGCCGGTGTGCTTTTGGGTGATAATGTCAGCGGTGTAGTGGATACCCTGTTCGAGTATGGTGCGGACCGTGTTTATTTGATGGATAATAAGGTGTTCAGTAATTATAGGACCGAGGCATATACCGGGGCTTTCGCGAACTTAGTGCAGGAACACAAGCCTGAGATAGTTTTAATGGGAGCTACCACCACCGGGCGTGATTTAGCCGGGGCAGTGGCCACGCATATGGAAACAGGGTTAACTGCAGATTGTACAAACCTGGATATTGATCTGCAGAAGAGAATTTTACTGGCCACCCGCCCTGCTTTCGGTGGGAATATTATGGCCACCATCGTAAACAAAGAACACCGGCCCCAAATGGCTACAGTCAGACCAAAAGTAATGCGCATGGCTCAGCCGGTTGCCGGGAGAAAAGGAATTCTGGTGGAAGGAAAAACGAGAATAAGGGAATCGGAACTGGCAACCAAGGTTTTGGAAGTGGTAAAAGAAAAAGGAGATGCAGTCAGCCTGGCGGATGCCGAAATAATAGTGGCAGGTGGCCGGGGATTGGGTGATAAAAAGGGTTTTGAAAGCATTTGTTTTGGGTTGGCCGAAGCCATTGGTGCCCAAGTGGGAGCTTCCCGGGCGGCGGTGGAGGCAGGGTGGATTGATCAAAAATACCAGGTGGGTCAGACCGGGGTGACGGTAGCGCCCAAAATATATATTGCTCTTGGCATTTCCGGTGCGGTTCAACATTTGGTCGGGATCAGGGGTTCAGATATTATCATTTCGGTAAATAAAGACCCTGATGCGCCCATTTTTAATGAAAGCACATACGGAATAGTGGGCGATGTTTTTGAGGTTGTGCCACTACTGGAAAGACCCTTAAAAGATTCATTAAGGAAACAAGGGCTGGTTAGTAGTAATCAGGACTTATATAACGAAGACAGTCAGGAGGTATTTGCCAGTGCCGGAAAAATTTGA
- a CDS encoding electron transfer flavoprotein subunit beta/FixA family protein — MHIIVCVKQVPDTTEVKIDPVTNTLDRSGAPSILNPYDAHAVEEAVSIKERLGGKVTVISMGPPGAVEVIKKCISMGVDEGFLLSDAVFAGSDTLATSYILYSGIDMIARQEPFHILLCGKQAIDGDTAQVGPGIARRFNLPQLTYVDSILAINSEEKSLKVRRKLEDGYEIVQSRLPCLITVEKSLNELRYSSLPNMLRGARYRPSIISAKDMEADQSMMGLKGSATSVTKIFPPPQRNQGEIFSGDAQSAVDHLIDKLEKRVISNGS, encoded by the coding sequence ATGCATATAATCGTTTGCGTCAAACAGGTTCCCGATACTACCGAAGTTAAGATCGACCCAGTGACTAACACTTTGGACCGGTCCGGGGCTCCATCCATTCTTAACCCGTATGATGCCCATGCGGTTGAGGAAGCCGTAAGCATCAAGGAAAGGTTAGGCGGCAAGGTGACAGTGATTTCTATGGGCCCGCCGGGCGCTGTGGAGGTCATCAAAAAGTGTATTTCCATGGGGGTAGACGAAGGGTTTTTGCTAAGTGATGCGGTTTTTGCCGGCTCGGATACCCTGGCCACCAGTTATATACTGTACAGTGGTATTGATATGATTGCCCGGCAAGAACCTTTTCATATTCTTTTATGTGGGAAACAAGCCATAGACGGTGATACTGCCCAGGTGGGGCCGGGAATCGCCAGGAGATTTAATCTCCCCCAGTTGACTTACGTGGATTCCATCTTAGCTATCAATTCAGAGGAGAAGAGTTTGAAGGTCAGGCGCAAGCTGGAGGATGGTTATGAAATTGTGCAGTCACGCCTGCCTTGTTTAATAACCGTGGAAAAAAGTCTGAATGAACTTCGTTACTCTTCTTTGCCCAACATGCTTCGGGGTGCCCGCTACCGTCCCAGTATTATTAGCGCTAAAGACATGGAGGCGGACCAGTCCATGATGGGTCTTAAAGGTTCGGCTACCTCCGTTACCAAAATTTTTCCCCCGCCGCAGCGTAATCAAGGGGAGATATTTTCCGGAGATGCTCAGAGTGCGGTTGATCATCTAATAGATAAGTTAGAAAAAAGGGTGATAAGTAATGGCAGTTAA
- a CDS encoding CBS domain-containing protein: protein MVPIEDYSTISENAMIYEAIKVLQYSFHRDGKAWYGHRSVVVLKEDGSLTGLLTLRGLLKAVGLQELDEEISIKAESWGWYFTEQLRRESKVRVKDVMRPLTLATIDAESDVASAAMALLRHQINSLPVLKNGKPVGILRTLDIFRIIDQYF from the coding sequence ATGGTACCTATAGAGGATTATTCAACCATTTCAGAAAATGCAATGATTTATGAGGCCATCAAAGTGCTGCAATATTCCTTTCACCGCGACGGGAAAGCATGGTACGGGCATAGAAGTGTTGTTGTGTTGAAAGAAGACGGTAGTCTAACGGGGCTATTAACCCTCCGGGGACTGCTTAAAGCGGTGGGACTCCAGGAGTTGGATGAGGAAATAAGCATCAAGGCTGAATCATGGGGATGGTATTTTACCGAGCAATTACGCCGCGAATCCAAAGTGCGTGTAAAAGATGTTATGCGCCCCTTAACATTGGCCACCATAGACGCGGAATCAGACGTGGCAAGTGCAGCTATGGCTTTATTGAGGCACCAGATTAATTCGCTGCCGGTATTAAAAAACGGCAAACCGGTAGGGATTCTACGTACTTTGGACATTTTCCGGATTATTGACCAGTATTTTTAG
- a CDS encoding CBS domain-containing protein, giving the protein MYLTKTCKDIMVSVNDYPQIQQEVYIAHAVEILKKFFHEKDGTWYGFQSLLVLGKKNVPTGILTLRGLLNAFRLQGMTDHLLKTDPTGLFFLPNMSDQFQIRVKDLMRPFSYVFVQEDDYIFKAVELMITHKVNSIPVMSGKSPVGIVRTIDTFWIIGELLD; this is encoded by the coding sequence GTGTACCTTACAAAAACCTGTAAGGATATAATGGTTTCTGTTAACGACTATCCTCAAATTCAACAAGAAGTATATATAGCTCACGCAGTAGAGATCTTAAAAAAATTCTTTCACGAAAAGGATGGTACCTGGTATGGCTTTCAATCACTGCTGGTCCTGGGCAAAAAAAATGTGCCCACAGGTATTTTGACCCTCAGAGGACTCCTTAATGCCTTCAGACTGCAAGGTATGACTGATCATCTTCTCAAGACTGATCCCACTGGTCTATTTTTCTTACCAAATATGTCCGACCAATTTCAAATTAGGGTAAAAGATTTGATGCGTCCTTTCAGCTATGTATTTGTACAAGAAGATGACTACATATTTAAAGCAGTGGAATTGATGATTACACATAAGGTAAATTCGATTCCGGTAATGAGTGGTAAATCACCGGTGGGGATAGTTCGTACCATAGATACTTTTTGGATTATCGGCGAGCTTTTGGATTAA